A stretch of the Candidatus Jettenia sp. AMX2 genome encodes the following:
- a CDS encoding DUF262 domain-containing HNH endonuclease family protein: protein MKTQKLSLRKIMSYLNNPDEDGGFWLPNIQRPFVWSEEQICRLFDSILRQYPISTLLIWKTKMGVRRRKFIDNYKEEHRHKLSMFKVPDDDKKKCLVLDGQQRLQSLFIGLRGSYDGKELYLGILSGELAAPDDIRYKFKFLDPQSAVFPHIRFKDIVFSDEKPRVIADGIAAKAGRAMTTAEADKIKDHVDLIRETFFNESGIGYQELDSIDQANLYKEDDVVEIFIRANSGGTRLGKSDLLFSLLTSAWEEADDKMEILLDELNMQGFAFTRDFILKTCLTLLDQGARYEVEKFRKAGVRDNIESEWEKITTAIKDVADFVRGSTFIRCDKALPSYLVLIPLVYLRYHFPAAWGTKKDVELYLLRSLLAGAFGGTPDQLIDDLVTKLKDQKVFDLNEIFGVIRTAGRSLELTEDRFWAIGYNSESIHLLFNLWYRDFNYTPAFAGNLPQIDHVFPQSLLKKVKAPNPNTGKMNVMKYREGDRNQLANCMLLTATENGAGGKSDTPPVEWFADKDSAYLERHLIPPDPALWNLDRFEDFIAERKKLIKAKFTYLLTVPVHLGHGTQATNSIDSGSANSAQQPVAADGVPPLLNRGVML from the coding sequence ATGAAAACACAAAAGCTCTCGCTTCGTAAAATCATGTCGTACCTGAACAACCCTGACGAGGACGGGGGCTTCTGGCTGCCAAACATCCAACGCCCCTTTGTCTGGTCGGAGGAGCAAATATGTCGACTGTTCGATTCCATTCTCCGGCAATACCCCATCAGCACACTGTTAATCTGGAAAACGAAAATGGGGGTCCGCCGGAGGAAGTTCATAGACAACTACAAGGAGGAGCACCGGCACAAACTCAGCATGTTCAAGGTACCCGACGACGACAAGAAGAAGTGTCTGGTGCTGGACGGGCAACAACGGCTTCAGAGCCTCTTCATCGGGCTGCGCGGCAGTTACGACGGCAAGGAACTTTACCTCGGCATCCTCAGCGGCGAACTCGCGGCCCCGGATGACATACGGTACAAGTTCAAGTTCCTCGATCCCCAGTCGGCGGTCTTCCCCCACATCAGATTCAAAGACATCGTGTTCAGCGACGAGAAGCCGCGGGTCATCGCCGACGGCATTGCGGCCAAGGCGGGTCGGGCGATGACGACGGCCGAGGCTGACAAGATCAAGGATCACGTTGACCTTATTCGGGAGACGTTCTTTAACGAGTCCGGCATCGGCTATCAGGAACTCGACAGCATTGACCAGGCAAACCTATACAAGGAGGACGACGTTGTCGAAATCTTCATCCGGGCCAACTCCGGCGGCACACGCCTGGGCAAGTCCGACCTGCTGTTCTCTCTGCTGACCTCCGCATGGGAAGAGGCCGATGACAAGATGGAAATCCTGCTGGACGAACTGAACATGCAGGGCTTCGCGTTTACCCGCGACTTCATTCTGAAGACATGCCTGACCCTGCTGGACCAAGGCGCGCGTTACGAGGTCGAAAAGTTCCGCAAAGCCGGAGTCAGGGACAACATCGAAAGCGAGTGGGAGAAGATCACGACCGCTATCAAAGACGTAGCCGATTTCGTGCGGGGCAGCACCTTCATCAGATGCGACAAGGCGTTACCCTCTTACTTGGTTCTGATTCCGCTGGTCTATCTGCGCTACCACTTCCCGGCGGCATGGGGCACGAAGAAGGACGTGGAACTCTACCTGTTGCGATCTCTCCTGGCGGGCGCCTTCGGTGGCACGCCCGACCAACTGATTGACGACCTCGTGACGAAACTGAAGGACCAGAAGGTGTTTGACCTGAACGAGATTTTCGGCGTGATTCGCACCGCCGGTCGCAGCCTGGAACTTACTGAGGATCGTTTCTGGGCCATCGGGTACAACAGCGAGAGCATTCACCTGCTGTTCAACCTCTGGTATCGGGACTTCAACTACACGCCAGCCTTTGCCGGGAACCTGCCGCAGATTGACCACGTATTCCCGCAGAGCCTTCTCAAGAAGGTGAAGGCACCGAACCCGAACACTGGAAAGATGAACGTCATGAAGTACCGGGAGGGCGACAGGAACCAGCTCGCTAACTGCATGTTGCTGACGGCGACCGAGAACGGGGCTGGCGGCAAGAGCGACACCCCGCCGGTAGAATGGTTCGCCGACAAGGACTCCGCCTATCTGGAGCGCCACTTGATCCCGCCCGATCCGGCATTGTGGAATCTAGATCGCTTCGAGGATTTCATTGCCGAACGCAAAAAACTCATCAAGGCGAAGTTCACCTACCTGTTAACAGTCCCGGTGCACCTTGGCCACGGAACGCAGGCTACGAATTCAATTGATTCCGGTTCTGCAAATAGTGCCCAACAACCGGTTGCAGCGGACGGCGTTCCGCCGCTGCTGAACCGGGGCGTTATGTTGTAA